A genomic segment from Candidatus Pacearchaeota archaeon encodes:
- the prtA gene encoding pacearchaeosortase has translation MRKESKIIFFIILRYLSCLIVSLNGLFIFYYIFSPITLHSFYFIIKLFYNNASLYENSVFLDNSKITLVEACIAGAAYFLIYILNFTTPMKPRKRIFSLFFSFSLFFIINLLRILIFSFLFKNNFFLFEFLHLLVWYFLSAIIVFFVWFSTIKLFKIKEFPIREDIKKFISILKNDNKK, from the coding sequence ATGAGAAAAGAAAGTAAAATAATTTTTTTTATTATTTTAAGATATCTTTCTTGTTTAATTGTTTCTTTAAATGGTTTGTTTATATTCTATTATATATTTTCTCCAATAACTCTTCATTCTTTTTATTTTATAATAAAACTTTTTTATAATAATGCATCTTTATATGAAAATTCTGTTTTTTTAGATAATAGTAAGATAACTTTAGTTGAAGCATGCATAGCCGGTGCAGCATATTTTTTAATTTATATTTTAAACTTTACAACACCAATGAAACCAAGAAAAAGAATATTCTCATTATTCTTTTCTTTTTCCCTATTTTTTATAATAAATCTTTTAAGAATTCTCATTTTTTCTTTTCTATTCAAAAATAATTTCTTTTTATTTGAATTTTTACATTTGTTAGTTTGGTATTTTCTTTCAGCAATAATAGTTTTTTTTGTTTGGTTTTCTACTATAAAATTATTCAAAATTAAAGAATTTCCAATCAGAGAAGATATAAAAAAATTTATTTCTATCTTAAAAAATGATAATAAAAAATAG
- a CDS encoding minichromosome maintenance protein MCM — protein sequence MTNENIEKKDIEDLIFEAKNFFEFYKREIGKKKKEGINVVYVDFNELASFSYELSENLIQNPEGTLQILEIALDELGLIEKPRIRIYNFPYFEKIRDLRSKHLNKFVKVQGIIRQTSEVRPQVVNAKFECPSCGTKITILQIDNKFREPSRCSCGRKSGFKLLLKEMVDAQRIVIEECPENLSGGEQPRRLDVFLKEDLVEPKMEEKTTPGSRVEIVGILKEIPIVSKTGSLLTRSDIAIEANNIVPLEESYSELEIDEEDERQIKELASSPDLFKKFISSIAPSVYGYEKIKESLVLQLFGSYKKIRSDGTKTRGDIHILLVGDPGVAKSVILKFISSMAPKGRYVVGKSATGAGLTATVVRDEYLKGWSLEAGAMVLANKGIVCIDEIEKMDPQDRSAMHEAMEQQTVTISKANVQASLRAETSVLAAGNPKMGRFNLYDPVSEQIDIPPTLINRFDLIFVLQDKPDRTKDELIASHVLSEHRKAKEKLLIEPELFKKYIAYSKQKIFPVLTDEAMEEIKSFYVNLRNNPTTFVEETIKPIPISARQLEALIRLSEASARARLSEEVTKEDAIRAIELMNYSLQQVGYDYETKSFDIDRIATGISTSQRSKILQVKDTIIRMESKLGKLIPIEEIKKELEGKMSEKDIEEALEKLTLQGDIFHPRKGHIQRI from the coding sequence ATGACAAACGAAAATATAGAAAAAAAAGATATTGAAGATTTAATTTTTGAAGCGAAAAATTTTTTTGAATTTTACAAAAGGGAAATAGGAAAAAAGAAAAAAGAAGGAATTAATGTTGTTTATGTAGATTTTAATGAATTAGCATCTTTTTCTTATGAACTATCAGAAAATCTTATACAAAATCCTGAAGGAACACTACAAATACTAGAAATAGCATTAGATGAATTAGGATTAATAGAAAAACCGCGTATTAGAATATATAACTTCCCATATTTTGAAAAAATTCGTGATTTAAGAAGCAAACATCTTAATAAATTTGTTAAAGTTCAGGGAATAATAAGACAAACTTCTGAAGTAAGACCTCAAGTGGTTAATGCAAAATTTGAATGTCCTTCTTGCGGAACAAAAATAACAATATTACAAATAGATAATAAATTTAGAGAACCTTCAAGATGTAGCTGCGGGAGAAAATCTGGATTTAAATTATTGCTAAAAGAGATGGTTGATGCACAAAGAATAGTAATAGAAGAATGTCCTGAAAATCTTTCTGGAGGAGAACAGCCGAGGAGATTAGATGTATTTTTAAAAGAAGATTTAGTTGAGCCAAAAATGGAAGAAAAAACTACTCCTGGTTCTAGAGTTGAAATTGTTGGAATATTAAAAGAAATTCCTATAGTAAGTAAAACAGGAAGTTTATTAACTAGAAGTGATATTGCAATAGAAGCTAATAACATAGTCCCTTTAGAAGAATCTTATTCTGAATTAGAAATAGATGAAGAAGATGAAAGACAAATAAAAGAATTAGCATCCTCTCCTGATTTATTTAAAAAATTTATTAGTAGTATTGCTCCGAGTGTTTATGGTTATGAAAAAATTAAAGAATCCCTTGTTCTACAGCTTTTTGGAAGTTATAAAAAAATAAGATCTGACGGAACTAAAACAAGAGGTGATATTCATATATTACTTGTAGGTGATCCTGGTGTAGCTAAATCTGTAATATTAAAATTTATTTCTTCTATGGCCCCGAAAGGAAGATATGTCGTAGGAAAAAGTGCAACTGGCGCTGGTTTAACCGCCACTGTTGTTAGAGATGAATATTTAAAAGGATGGAGTTTAGAGGCAGGAGCAATGGTATTGGCTAATAAAGGAATTGTATGTATAGACGAAATTGAAAAAATGGATCCGCAAGATAGAAGTGCAATGCACGAAGCAATGGAACAACAAACAGTTACTATAAGTAAAGCTAACGTTCAAGCTTCTTTGAGAGCAGAAACTTCTGTTTTAGCAGCAGGAAATCCTAAAATGGGAAGATTTAATTTATATGATCCTGTTTCAGAGCAAATAGATATTCCTCCTACTTTAATTAATAGATTCGATTTAATATTTGTTTTACAAGACAAACCAGATAGAACAAAAGATGAATTAATAGCAAGTCATGTTTTATCAGAACACAGAAAAGCTAAAGAAAAATTATTAATAGAACCTGAATTATTTAAAAAATATATAGCCTATTCTAAACAAAAAATTTTCCCTGTTTTGACAGATGAAGCAATGGAAGAAATAAAATCCTTTTATGTAAATTTAAGAAATAATCCGACCACTTTTGTAGAAGAAACTATAAAACCAATTCCAATCTCTGCAAGACAATTAGAAGCATTAATAAGGTTATCAGAAGCTTCTGCAAGAGCAAGATTATCTGAAGAGGTAACAAAAGAGGATGCAATTAGAGCAATTGAATTAATGAATTATTCTTTACAACAAGTTGGTTATGATTATGAAACAAAAAGTTTTGATATTGATAGAATTGCGACTGGAATTAGTACAAGCCAAAGAAGTAAAATTTTACAAGTAAAGGATACGATAATAAGAATGGAGAGTAAATTAGGAAAGTTAATTCCAATAGAAGAAATAAAAAAGGAATTAGAAGGTAAAATGAGTGAAAAAGATATTGAAGAAGCCTTAGAAAAACTAACATTACAAGGAGATATTTTTCATCCAAGAAAAGGTCATATTCAAAGAATATAA
- a CDS encoding OB-fold nucleic acid binding domain-containing protein: MTEIIKRAIAYKVRISDILKEKPILDGEKFLYVPFDGKQLIRVNVVANIIDKFESESEEKKYLSFTIDDASSQIRLKIFGNDIEKFKEFSTGDTIVVIGTLRYFNNEIYIIPEIIKKKEPSYLLIRKLELEKTRKIDKKEILDLREKILEMIKNEDDNGGIDLDKIILEIKNDPETINKEIIKLLEEGIIYEPRPGKVRILD, translated from the coding sequence ATGACAGAAATAATAAAAAGAGCAATAGCATATAAAGTAAGAATATCGGATATATTAAAAGAAAAACCTATTTTAGATGGAGAAAAATTTCTTTATGTTCCTTTTGATGGGAAACAATTAATAAGAGTAAATGTAGTTGCAAATATAATTGATAAATTTGAAAGCGAAAGTGAAGAAAAGAAATATTTATCATTTACAATAGATGATGCTTCTTCTCAAATAAGATTAAAAATATTTGGTAACGACATAGAAAAATTTAAAGAATTTTCTACAGGAGATACTATTGTTGTTATAGGAACTTTAAGATATTTTAATAATGAAATTTATATTATCCCAGAAATAATTAAGAAAAAAGAACCTTCTTATTTATTAATAAGAAAATTAGAATTAGAAAAAACAAGAAAAATAGATAAAAAAGAAATTTTAGATTTAAGAGAAAAAATTTTAGAAATGATAAAAAATGAAGATGATAATGGTGGTATAGATTTGGATAAAATAATTCTTGAAATAAAAAATGATCCAGAAACGATAAATAAAGAGATTATAAAACTTTTAGAAGAAGGAATAATTTATGAACCAAGACCTGGAAAAGTAAGAATTTTAGATTAA
- a CDS encoding phosphatase PAP2 family protein, whose protein sequence is MKNSKKKKKIKNIQLKLFSLILLITILFLSFIYDFKIVNFFYNNKNKFLFNFMSFISSYNFLIPFLLSIFLFLIFQNKKNAIKIPISVFLTIVIIYFLKIIFLRTRPFSLERDSFPSFHSALGFNFLPFFDKNYKFFWLIFSLLVAFSRLYLGEHYLTDIIFGSIVGYFIGIYTNILLEKRIKKKKKKINF, encoded by the coding sequence ATGAAAAATTCTAAAAAAAAGAAAAAAATAAAAAATATCCAACTTAAATTATTTTCTTTAATATTATTAATAACTATTTTATTTTTATCTTTTATTTATGATTTTAAAATAGTTAATTTTTTTTACAATAATAAAAACAAATTTCTTTTTAATTTTATGTCTTTTATAAGTTCTTATAATTTTTTGATACCTTTTTTATTAAGTATATTTTTATTTTTAATATTTCAAAATAAAAAAAATGCAATAAAAATTCCAATTTCAGTTTTTTTAACAATAGTTATAATTTATTTTTTAAAGATAATATTTTTAAGAACTAGGCCTTTTTCTTTAGAAAGAGATAGTTTTCCCTCTTTTCATTCTGCTTTAGGTTTTAATTTTCTACCTTTTTTTGATAAAAATTACAAGTTTTTTTGGTTAATTTTTTCTCTTTTAGTAGCTTTTTCAAGATTATATTTAGGAGAACATTATTTAACAGATATTATTTTTGGTTCTATTGTTGGATATTTTATAGGTATTTATACTAATATTTTACTAGAAAAAAGAATAAAAAAGAAAAAGAAAAAAATTAACTTCTAG
- a CDS encoding archease, whose amino-acid sequence MKKKFRILEHTADGMFQAYGITLEEAFKNSVYAMLSLITKNKIKERIKIIFSVNGKNLEQLLYNFLEEILILIYSKNFIPSKIKKIKIDKKKLKLKTELIGDETKNYEIFSEIKAITYNNMIIKKIKNKYIIQVVVDM is encoded by the coding sequence ATGAAGAAAAAATTTAGAATTTTAGAACATACAGCAGATGGAATGTTTCAAGCTTATGGAATAACTCTAGAAGAAGCTTTTAAGAATTCTGTTTATGCTATGTTAAGTTTAATAACAAAAAATAAAATAAAGGAAAGAATAAAAATAATCTTTAGTGTAAATGGTAAAAACTTAGAACAACTTTTATACAATTTTTTAGAAGAAATTTTAATTCTGATTTATTCAAAAAACTTTATTCCATCTAAGATTAAAAAAATAAAAATTGATAAAAAGAAATTAAAATTAAAAACAGAATTAATTGGAGATGAAACAAAAAATTATGAAATTTTTTCAGAAATAAAGGCAATAACTTATAATAATATGATTATAAAAAAGATTAAAAATAAATACATAATTCAAGTAGTAGTTGATATGTGA
- a CDS encoding DUF5679 domain-containing protein gives MTEGYCVKCKKKVEIKDAKETKTAKGTIMFKGKCPNCGTTVCRIGSK, from the coding sequence ATGACAGAGGGTTATTGTGTTAAGTGTAAGAAAAAAGTAGAAATAAAAGATGCAAAAGAAACAAAAACAGCAAAGGGTACAATTATGTTTAAAGGAAAATGTCCTAATTGCGGAACAACTGTATGTAGAATAGGCAGTAAATAG
- a CDS encoding KH domain-containing protein, producing MLSVKKSTIKKVLKDKKRLEKELNVKLKIDKNNKQIFFEGDSVDIYSAERVIDALDKNFSEEISFLLLNSDYILENIPIKKFTRKTRLMKDIKARIIGKNAKSIKLIEQLSDCYITLHDNEVSIIGTFDKIREAENAIKNLISGYKHSKVYNYLEKSRKRYKPESLGLRKF from the coding sequence ATGCTATCTGTAAAAAAATCTACTATAAAAAAAGTATTAAAGGATAAGAAAAGATTAGAAAAAGAACTTAATGTAAAATTAAAAATAGATAAAAATAATAAACAGATTTTTTTTGAAGGAGATTCTGTAGATATTTATTCTGCGGAAAGGGTTATAGATGCTCTTGATAAAAATTTTTCAGAAGAAATATCTTTTTTACTATTAAATTCTGATTATATTTTAGAAAATATCCCAATAAAAAAATTTACAAGAAAAACAAGATTAATGAAAGATATTAAAGCGAGGATAATAGGAAAAAATGCAAAATCTATAAAATTAATAGAACAATTATCTGATTGTTACATAACATTGCATGATAATGAAGTTTCTATAATAGGAACTTTTGATAAAATAAGAGAAGCAGAGAATGCGATAAAAAATCTTATTTCTGGATATAAACATTCGAAAGTTTATAATTATTTAGAAAAGTCAAGAAAAAGGTATAAACCAGAATCTCTTGGATTAAGAAAATTTTAA
- a CDS encoding type II secretion system F family protein, whose amino-acid sequence MTLEGLLSNIEREKEIISEVISLNEKFFLSNSKEEKIIIEKKINSLLNQLKILNESIPKIIENISPFREFPPFKNEVKDKKNLKKESSQELSNISYNSKGKQINIIINKKDKEKFLEELRISEEAIERLKEKKIKNQEDYSMNIAKSNFYKRISNKMFLNLSNSLLKKGYFIDLEKNLKKASIPFLTNSYLSMAFFSSFLSFILSIFFLIFGYFFLKLDLIKYIWIIFLLPFFTFFIFYFYPATESKSIETKIKEELPFVVLNMAAISSSKVEPSYIFKIIAFGKEYPNIKKEFIKVMNQINLYGYDLVTALKNVAKITPSKELSELFLGIGAIITTGGNITEFLEKRAETLFFEYKIEKEKYTKEAETFMDIYISLVIAAPMIFGLLIALMSTKIINIGFSSVLLLSIIIGCISIINIIFILFLNLKQTSY is encoded by the coding sequence ATGACACTAGAGGGATTATTATCAAATATTGAAAGAGAAAAAGAAATAATTAGCGAGGTAATATCTTTAAACGAAAAATTTTTTTTATCGAATAGCAAAGAAGAAAAAATAATTATAGAAAAAAAAATAAATTCTTTATTAAATCAATTAAAAATACTTAACGAGTCTATACCAAAAATAATAGAGAATATATCTCCTTTCAGAGAATTTCCACCTTTTAAAAATGAGGTAAAAGATAAAAAAAATTTAAAAAAAGAAAGCTCGCAAGAGCTTTCAAATATAAGTTATAATAGTAAAGGAAAACAAATTAACATAATAATTAATAAAAAAGATAAGGAAAAATTTTTGGAAGAATTAAGGATTAGTGAAGAAGCAATAGAAAGATTAAAAGAAAAAAAAATTAAAAATCAAGAAGATTATTCTATGAATATAGCAAAATCTAATTTTTATAAAAGAATTTCTAATAAAATGTTCCTTAATCTTTCTAATTCTCTTTTAAAAAAAGGATATTTTATTGATTTAGAAAAAAATTTAAAAAAAGCATCAATTCCATTTTTGACAAATTCTTATCTGTCTATGGCTTTTTTCTCTTCTTTTTTATCTTTTATACTTAGTATTTTTTTTTTGATTTTTGGTTATTTTTTCTTAAAATTAGATTTAATCAAATATATTTGGATAATTTTTTTATTACCCTTTTTTACTTTTTTCATTTTTTATTTTTATCCTGCTACAGAAAGTAAAAGTATAGAAACAAAAATAAAAGAAGAACTTCCTTTTGTTGTTTTAAATATGGCCGCTATATCAAGCTCAAAAGTAGAACCTTCTTATATATTTAAGATAATTGCTTTTGGTAAAGAATACCCTAATATAAAGAAAGAGTTTATTAAAGTTATGAATCAAATAAATTTATATGGTTATGATTTAGTTACAGCATTAAAAAACGTTGCAAAGATAACACCATCTAAAGAATTATCGGAATTATTTTTAGGGATAGGGGCAATAATAACTACCGGCGGAAACATAACAGAATTTTTGGAAAAGAGGGCAGAAACTTTATTTTTTGAATATAAAATAGAAAAAGAGAAATATACAAAAGAAGCAGAAACTTTTATGGATATTTATATAAGTCTTGTTATTGCTGCTCCTATGATATTTGGATTGTTAATAGCTTTAATGTCAACAAAAATAATAAATATAGGATTTTCCTCTGTTCTGTTATTATCTATTATTATAGGGTGTATCTCTATAATTAACATAATTTTCATATTATTTTTAAATTTAAAACAAACAAGTTATTAA
- the trmY gene encoding tRNA (pseudouridine(54)-N(1))-methyltransferase TrmY — MREFIYFSSKAHTSGNFKDLMKAGRLDIAIHFIINSFFLSNNIRDDVKLHLIFYGPPTPPRHITLISNKDIPISKKDVAGLIKRMLFKYKGKDVEEIYPGCFIDKKNFFDVIEEKLKEKKRIIILDKDGISIEKENINKDCVFVVGDHKGLPLKEIKRLKKIAERVSLGKKTYFASHVITIINYLLDKKEEN, encoded by the coding sequence ATGAGAGAATTTATTTATTTTAGCAGTAAAGCACACACTTCTGGTAATTTTAAAGATTTGATGAAAGCCGGAAGATTAGATATTGCCATTCATTTTATAATTAACTCTTTTTTTCTAAGTAATAATATAAGAGATGACGTAAAATTACATTTAATTTTTTATGGGCCACCAACTCCACCAAGACATATAACATTAATATCTAATAAAGATATTCCAATAAGTAAAAAAGATGTTGCAGGTTTAATAAAAAGAATGCTTTTTAAATATAAAGGAAAAGATGTAGAAGAGATATATCCTGGATGCTTTATAGACAAAAAAAATTTTTTTGATGTTATAGAAGAAAAATTAAAAGAAAAAAAAAGAATAATAATTTTAGATAAAGATGGAATAAGCATAGAAAAGGAAAATATAAATAAGGATTGTGTTTTTGTTGTAGGTGATCATAAAGGTTTGCCTCTAAAAGAGATTAAAAGACTAAAAAAAATAGCAGAAAGAGTTTCGCTTGGAAAAAAAACTTATTTTGCTAGTCATGTTATTACGATAATTAATTATTTACTTGATAAAAAAGAAGAAAATTAA
- a CDS encoding type II secretion system F family protein → MKIKKPHIIGMIVFFLIIVFGFIFLFKQDKNLYYFLLSVGFVIATLPFFVDLVLETSKEQEKGRMFLEFSRDLVESVKSGTPISKAIINLRNKDYGPLTFYIQKLANQISIGIPVSKAFDTFAKDVKSNIVTRSIMLIKEAEKAGGSIEDILENVSKSVRDIEKLKEERKAIIYGLTIEGYIIFFVFLIIMLIMQFKIIPLTSELSNLGESSIFSTNIDISSYNVTNQENNPNEEKEISVSTMMFVLLLVQSFFAGIIIGKLSEGSIKAGLKHSFILITTSLLIYLGANSFIG, encoded by the coding sequence ATGAAAATAAAAAAACCACACATTATAGGAATGATAGTTTTTTTTTTGATTATAGTATTTGGTTTTATTTTTTTATTTAAACAAGATAAAAATTTGTATTATTTTCTATTAAGTGTAGGATTCGTAATTGCTACTTTACCTTTTTTTGTTGATTTAGTATTAGAAACTAGCAAAGAACAAGAAAAAGGAAGGATGTTTTTAGAATTTTCTAGAGATTTAGTAGAAAGTGTAAAATCAGGAACTCCTATAAGTAAAGCAATAATTAATTTAAGAAATAAGGATTATGGTCCTTTAACATTTTATATACAAAAACTTGCAAATCAAATATCTATAGGAATTCCTGTTTCAAAAGCATTTGATACTTTTGCTAAAGATGTTAAAAGCAATATTGTAACGAGATCTATAATGTTAATAAAAGAAGCTGAAAAAGCTGGTGGATCAATAGAAGATATTTTAGAAAATGTTTCTAAATCTGTCAGGGATATAGAAAAATTAAAAGAAGAAAGAAAAGCAATAATTTATGGTTTAACAATAGAAGGTTATATAATATTCTTTGTTTTTTTAATCATTATGCTAATAATGCAATTCAAAATAATTCCATTAACAAGCGAATTATCTAATCTTGGAGAATCGAGTATTTTTTCAACAAATATAGATATTTCTTCTTATAATGTGACCAATCAAGAAAATAATCCGAACGAAGAAAAAGAGATTTCTGTATCAACAATGATGTTTGTATTACTGTTAGTACAAAGCTTTTTTGCTGGAATAATTATAGGAAAATTATCAGAAGGAAGTATAAAAGCAGGATTAAAACACTCTTTTATCCTTATCACAACATCATTATTAATTTATTTAGGAGCAAATTCATTCATAGGCTAA
- a CDS encoding translation initiation factor eIF-1A yields MDKNSKNEEQENQVITRAPLPKGKEVIGIVEQRVGGIRMIVKCFDDKTRNCRVPGRLQRNLWLREGDIVIVEPWEYDDSKGDIIYKYNNSQIEWLKRRGFLKIIEEKI; encoded by the coding sequence ATGGATAAAAATAGTAAAAATGAAGAACAAGAAAATCAAGTAATAACTAGAGCTCCTCTACCCAAAGGAAAAGAAGTCATAGGTATAGTAGAGCAAAGAGTTGGAGGTATAAGAATGATTGTTAAATGTTTTGATGATAAAACAAGAAATTGTAGAGTTCCTGGTAGATTACAAAGAAATTTGTGGTTAAGAGAGGGCGACATAGTAATTGTTGAACCATGGGAATATGATGATAGCAAGGGGGATATTATTTATAAGTATAATAATTCCCAAATAGAATGGTTAAAAAGAAGGGGTTTCTTAAAAATAATAGAAGAAAAGATTTAA
- a CDS encoding translation initiation factor IF-2 subunit beta encodes METYEQMLEEAYSKIKSIPIEGERFKIPEIEVTQEGKNTIIMNFSNICSYLNRNEEHLEKYLQKELATPSKKIGNRLILQRKLLIKDINEKIKSYIEKFVICKECKKPDTKLERKDSFYFIHCLACGAKHSIPKI; translated from the coding sequence ATGGAAACTTATGAACAAATGCTTGAAGAAGCATATTCAAAAATAAAATCAATTCCTATAGAAGGAGAGAGATTCAAGATTCCGGAAATAGAAGTAACACAAGAAGGGAAAAATACTATAATAATGAATTTTTCTAATATATGTTCCTATCTTAACAGAAATGAAGAACATTTAGAAAAATATCTACAAAAAGAATTAGCTACTCCTTCTAAAAAAATAGGAAACAGATTAATTTTACAAAGAAAATTATTAATAAAAGACATAAATGAAAAAATAAAATCTTATATAGAAAAATTTGTTATATGTAAAGAATGTAAAAAACCTGACACTAAATTAGAGAGAAAAGATTCATTTTATTTCATTCATTGTCTTGCTTGTGGCGCAAAACATTCTATACCTAAAATATAA
- a CDS encoding putative S-layer protein encodes MKSKFLILATILFSLTILNFVSASLIFSQNSVYLSKSINSTEIILTNNENETVTITYPTTITIYSGTILRDEISYSISLENATLEEGNSTKIIISLQKSPSNWKNFKIGKLYSTIITFTGNYSNWTDNKNLTLYFVNDFCKYGEVGKIEIYKVTDELKDNEDEWIWHPLDNIKIKVNDVYNGFDKSKKIKVEYALYDSNGKNKLDLENIERYKILKIDSGDEKDVTFEFRIPADIEEGTYKLFVKAYIDEDEDEGCTSIINSETIYYQEVEIEKEYDRAVIIDEYELNPIQATCGENIILNLPIYNIGNKDEEKVLVNLYNKELGINLYEVIEELEKGESTYVTFNFEIPQNATEKIYNLEIITYYDYDEDNSKCNKDTDIYCYDEDSKTDLEKKFYQSITVKGNCITTTKEKNVKIMASLMNEEEIKAGDEVEIKITFTNTGNKTTSYIIMASDYEDWANLISLEPQSFNLVPSESRDAVLKFKINKDTYGEQTFKIKVLFDGITEEKSISLEIEPQQSKFTIRLPKIFEENKILLWIIIVNIILIILIIIVAIKVSRS; translated from the coding sequence ATGAAAAGTAAATTTTTAATTTTAGCAACAATTTTGTTTAGCTTAACAATATTAAATTTTGTTAGCGCAAGTTTAATTTTTTCTCAAAATTCAGTTTATCTATCAAAATCCATTAACTCAACAGAAATAATTTTAACAAATAATGAAAATGAAACTGTAACCATAACATATCCAACAACAATAACAATTTATTCTGGAACAATCTTAAGAGACGAAATTTCTTACTCTATAAGTTTAGAAAACGCAACTTTAGAAGAAGGAAATAGTACAAAAATTATTATATCTTTACAAAAAAGTCCTTCTAATTGGAAAAACTTCAAAATAGGAAAATTGTATTCAACTATTATTACCTTTACTGGGAATTATTCTAATTGGACAGATAATAAAAATTTAACTCTTTACTTTGTTAATGATTTTTGTAAATATGGTGAAGTAGGAAAAATAGAAATATATAAAGTTACAGACGAATTAAAAGATAATGAAGATGAATGGATATGGCATCCTCTTGATAATATAAAAATAAAAGTTAATGATGTTTATAATGGATTCGATAAGTCTAAAAAAATAAAAGTGGAATATGCTTTATATGATAGTAATGGAAAAAATAAACTTGATTTAGAAAATATAGAAAGATACAAAATATTGAAAATAGACAGTGGAGATGAAAAAGACGTAACTTTTGAATTTAGAATTCCAGCAGATATTGAAGAAGGAACATATAAATTATTTGTTAAAGCATACATAGATGAAGATGAAGATGAAGGTTGTACTTCTATAATAAACAGCGAAACAATATATTATCAAGAAGTAGAAATTGAAAAAGAATATGATAGAGCAGTTATTATTGATGAATATGAATTAAATCCTATACAAGCAACTTGCGGAGAAAATATAATCTTAAATTTGCCAATATATAATATAGGAAATAAAGATGAAGAAAAAGTCCTTGTTAATTTATATAATAAAGAGTTAGGAATAAATTTATATGAGGTAATAGAAGAATTAGAAAAAGGAGAATCTACCTATGTAACATTTAACTTTGAAATACCACAGAATGCAACAGAAAAAATATACAATCTTGAAATTATTACATATTATGATTATGATGAAGATAATTCAAAATGTAATAAAGATACAGATATATATTGTTATGATGAAGATTCAAAAACAGATTTAGAAAAAAAATTTTATCAATCTATAACTGTAAAAGGAAATTGTATAACAACAACAAAAGAAAAAAATGTAAAGATAATGGCATCTTTGATGAATGAAGAAGAAATAAAAGCCGGAGATGAGGTAGAAATAAAAATAACTTTTACAAATACAGGAAATAAGACAACTTCTTATATAATCATGGCTAGTGATTATGAAGATTGGGCAAATTTAATAAGCCTCGAACCGCAATCTTTTAATTTAGTCCCTAGCGAAAGCAGAGATGCTGTATTGAAGTTTAAGATAAACAAAGATACTTATGGGGAACAAACTTTCAAGATTAAAGTTTTATTTGATGGAATAACAGAAGAAAAAAGCATATCTTTAGAAATTGAACCACAACAATCAAAATTTACAATAAGATTACCCAAGATATTTGAAGAAAATAAAATTTTACTTTGGATAATAATTGTTAATATTATCTTAATAATATTAATAATAATTGTTGCTATAAAAGTGTCTAGAAGTTAA
- a CDS encoding DUF424 family protein, with the protein MLVKIHKSYRNVVSICDSDLLGKKFQEGKIILDVKEVFFKGKEINEEELIDIINKMKKEDATFNIVGEKSVNIALKCGLIDKEGIKYCQEIPFALVLL; encoded by the coding sequence ATGTTAGTTAAAATTCACAAATCTTATAGAAATGTTGTTTCAATATGTGATTCTGATCTATTAGGAAAAAAATTTCAAGAAGGTAAAATAATTTTAGATGTCAAAGAAGTTTTTTTTAAAGGAAAAGAAATTAATGAAGAAGAATTAATTGATATTATTAATAAAATGAAAAAAGAAGATGCTACTTTTAATATTGTTGGAGAAAAATCTGTTAATATAGCATTAAAATGCGGTTTAATAGATAAAGAAGGAATAAAATATTGTCAAGAAATTCCGTTTGCTCTTGTTTTGTTGTAA